A window of the Arachis duranensis cultivar V14167 chromosome 5, aradu.V14167.gnm2.J7QH, whole genome shotgun sequence genome harbors these coding sequences:
- the LOC107487976 gene encoding laccase-11, with protein MAAGKSFCCQASLLILLSFVFLGLVSFPVEAAIKKYQFDIQVKNVSRLCHAKPIVTVNGRYPGPTIYAREGDRVLVNVTNHAQYNLSIHWHGLKQYRNGWADGPAYITQCPIQTGGSYTYDFNITGQRGTLWWHAHILWLRATVYGAIVIMPKVGTPFPFPQPAREFEVILGEWWNNDVEEIEKQGNQMGLPPNMSDAHTINGKPGPLFPCSEKHTYAIEVEKGKTYLLRIINAALNDELFFAIAGHNFTVVEVDAVYTKPFSTKSILIGPGQTTNVLVHANNVPSRYFMATRTFMDAPIPVDNKTATAILQYKGIPNTVIPSLPHQLPASNDSAFALSYNKKLKSLNTVQYPANVPLKVDRNLFFTIGLDKNPCPTCVNGTRLLASLNNISFVMPQTALLQAHYFDIKGVFKTDFPDQPLRPFNYTGAPLTANLGTSTGTRISKVAFNSTVEIVVQDTNLLTVESHPFHLHGYNFFVVGTGVGNFDPSKDPANYNLVDPIERNTIGVPTGGWVAIRFRADNPGVWFFHCHLELHTGWGLKTAFVVEDGPGEDQTVLPPPKDLPAC; from the exons atggCTGCAGGGAAGAGCTTCTGCTGTCAAGCGTCTTTGTTAATACTACTATCCTTTGTCTTTCTTGGATTAGTCTCTTTTCCAGTTGAAGCTGCCATAAAGAAATACCAATTTGAT ATTCAAGTGAAGAATGTGAGTAGGCTGTGCCATGCAAAACCCATTGTAACAGTAAATGGGAGGTACCCAGGGCCAACTATTTATGCTAGAGAAGGAGACAGAGTACTAGTCAATGTCACCAACCATGCACAATATAATTTGTCAATTCACTG GCATGGACTTAAACAATATCGTAATGGTTGGGCTGATGGACCAGCTTATATTACACAATGTCCAATTCAAACAGGTGGCAGCTACACCTATGACTTCAATATCACAGGCCAAAGAGGAACACTGTGGTGGCATGCTCATATTCTGTGGTTGAGGGCTACTGTGTATGGTGCAATTGTTATCATGCCCAAAGTTGGAACACCATTTCCTTTTCCACAGCCAGCAAGAGAATTTGAAGTTATTCTAG GAGAATGGTGGAACAATGATGTGGAAGAGATTGAGAAGCAAGGGAACCAAATGGGGTTACCACCAAACATGTCAGATGCACATACAATCAATGGCAAACCAGGACCTCTATTTCCTTGTTCTGAGAAAC ATACATATGCAATTGAGGTTGAGAAAGGCAAAACTTACCTGCTGAGAATCATCAATGCTGCCCTCAATGACGAACTCTTTTTCGCCATTGCCGGGCATAACTTCACAGTAGTTGAGGTTGATGCAGTTTACACAAAACCATTCTCCACAAAATCCATACTAATTGGACCAGGACAAACCACAAACGTTTTGGTCCATGCCAACAATGTTCCAAGCAGGTATTTCATGGCCACAAGGACCTTCATGGATGCTCCAATCCCAGTTGACAACAAAACTGCCACAGCTATACTCCAATACAAAGGAATTCCAAACACTGTGATCCCTTCTCTTCCTCATCAACTTCCTGCTAGCAATGACTCAGCTTTTGCTCTGAGTtacaacaagaaactcaagagcCTTAACACTGTACAGTACCCTGCTAATGTTCCTCTCAAAGTTGACAGAAACCTCTTCTTCACTATTGGTTTAGACAAGAATCCTTGCCCAACATGTGTCAATGGAACGAGGCTACTTGCTTCATTGAACAATATCTCATTTGTGATGCCACAAACCGCACTTCTTCAAGCACACTACTTCGATATCAAGGGAGTTTTCAAGACTGATTTCCCTGACCAGCCTTTGAGACCTTTCAACTACACCGGTGCTCCGTTAACGGCCAATCTTGGAACTTCAACAGGGACAAGAATCAGCAAGGTTGCTTTCAACTCCACGGTGGAGATAGTGGTTCAAGATACCAATCTCCTGACAGTAGAGTCACACCCGTTCCACCTCCATGGATATAACTTCTTTGTTGTTGGAACTGGTGTTGGTAACTTTGATCCATCTAAAGACCCTGCAAACTACAATTTGGTTGACCCCATTGAAAGGAACACCATTGGAGTTCCCACCGGTGGTTGGGTAGCTATTCGTTTCAGGGCTGATAATCCAG GTGTTTGGTTCTTTCATTGTCATTTGGAGTTGCACACTGGTTGGGGCTTGAAGACCGCATTTGTTGTAGAAGATGGACCAGGAGAGGATCAGACTGTTCTTCCTCCACCAAAGGACCTTCCAGcatgctaa